The following proteins are encoded in a genomic region of Micrococcaceae bacterium Sec5.8:
- the secE gene encoding preprotein translocase subunit SecE, which translates to MSEIQVTETAASSSSGRPAKNAPKAGFFARIALFVRQVIGELKKVVAPTRKELINYTLVVLVFVVIMMLIVTVLDLAFGVGVGWVFGGTGPSDR; encoded by the coding sequence ATGAGTGAGATCCAGGTGACCGAAACGGCTGCAAGCAGCTCCAGTGGCCGCCCCGCCAAGAATGCCCCCAAGGCAGGCTTCTTCGCTCGTATCGCGCTTTTCGTCCGCCAGGTGATCGGCGAGCTGAAGAAGGTCGTTGCACCCACCCGCAAAGAACTGATCAACTACACGCTCGTGGTGCTGGTGTTCGTCGTCATCATGATGCTCATCGTCACCGTGCTGGATCTGGCTTTCGGGGTCGGCGTGGGCTGGGTCTTCGGCGGCACGGGCCCCTCCGACCGCTAA
- the nusG gene encoding transcription termination/antitermination protein NusG: protein MSEQELEVTETELDKSQDAAVETGELSEAVSAAPASDVADEAAQTAEADAEEEAAADESAEADSDAAVAGDEPAGEEEAGSDDALAAAAAAAEVDPADEFKAKLRRQEGDWYVIHSYAGYENRVKANLETRIQTLDMEDYIFEIQVPMEEVVEIKNAQRKVINRVRIPGYVLVRMDLTDASWGAVRHTPGVTGFVGNAHNPVPLRLDEVFSMLAPVFEEEQAEKGKPVKHAAAQIDVDFEVGESVIVKEGPFETLPATISEIKVDSQTLVVLVSIFERETPVTLAFNQVSKI, encoded by the coding sequence GTGTCTGAGCAGGAGCTCGAGGTAACTGAGACTGAGCTGGATAAGAGCCAGGACGCCGCGGTGGAAACCGGGGAGCTGTCCGAGGCCGTATCCGCTGCGCCCGCATCCGACGTCGCTGACGAGGCCGCTCAAACGGCCGAAGCCGACGCAGAAGAAGAGGCCGCGGCAGATGAGTCGGCCGAAGCGGACTCTGACGCCGCAGTAGCCGGCGACGAACCGGCAGGCGAAGAAGAAGCCGGATCGGACGACGCGCTGGCCGCCGCCGCCGCTGCCGCTGAGGTGGATCCGGCTGACGAGTTCAAAGCCAAGCTGCGCCGCCAGGAGGGTGACTGGTACGTCATCCACTCCTACGCCGGCTACGAAAACCGGGTCAAAGCCAATCTGGAAACCCGCATCCAGACCCTGGACATGGAAGATTACATCTTCGAAATCCAGGTTCCGATGGAAGAAGTCGTTGAGATCAAGAACGCTCAGCGCAAGGTCATCAACCGCGTCCGCATTCCCGGTTACGTTCTGGTCCGCATGGACCTGACGGATGCCTCCTGGGGCGCGGTCCGCCACACCCCTGGTGTCACCGGCTTCGTGGGCAACGCCCACAACCCGGTACCGCTGCGCCTTGATGAGGTCTTCTCCATGCTCGCCCCGGTCTTCGAAGAAGAGCAGGCCGAGAAGGGCAAGCCGGTCAAGCACGCTGCCGCGCAGATCGACGTCGACTTCGAGGTTGGCGAGTCGGTCATCGTCAAGGAGGGTCCGTTCGAAACCCTCCCGGCCACGATCTCCGAGATCAAGGTTGATTCCCAGACCCTCGTGGTGCTGGTGTCCATCTTCGAGCGCGAAACCCCGGTCACGCTGGCCTTCAACCAGGTCAGCAAGATCTAG
- a CDS encoding PspC domain-containing protein, giving the protein MEKFYSTVRGLGLKRGPQRWLGGVCGGIAAKLNVDVAFVRIAFLLFALLPGPAFVFYLVAWLLLPDQRNGIVLESFLANRSARP; this is encoded by the coding sequence ATGGAAAAGTTCTACAGCACCGTTAGGGGCCTCGGCCTGAAACGTGGTCCGCAGCGTTGGTTGGGCGGAGTCTGTGGCGGCATCGCCGCCAAGCTCAATGTGGACGTGGCGTTCGTCCGGATTGCTTTCCTGCTCTTCGCGCTGCTCCCCGGACCGGCATTTGTGTTCTATCTCGTGGCCTGGCTGCTCCTGCCCGACCAGCGAAACGGCATCGTCCTTGAGTCATTCCTGGCGAACCGCTCAGCGCGCCCGTAA
- the rplK gene encoding 50S ribosomal protein L11, producing MAPKKKVTGLIKLQIQAGAANPAPPIGPALGQHGVNIMEFCKAYNAATEAQRGNVIPVEITVYEDRSFTFITKTPPAAELIKKAAGVAKGSPTPHTVKVAKLTQAQVIEIATTKMEDLNATSLEGAAKIIAGTARSMGITVEG from the coding sequence TTGGCTCCCAAGAAGAAGGTCACCGGCCTCATCAAGCTGCAGATCCAGGCAGGTGCCGCTAACCCGGCCCCGCCGATCGGTCCTGCGCTTGGCCAGCACGGTGTCAACATCATGGAATTCTGCAAGGCGTACAACGCTGCGACGGAAGCCCAGCGCGGCAACGTTATTCCGGTTGAAATCACGGTCTACGAGGACCGTTCATTCACGTTCATCACCAAGACGCCGCCGGCCGCGGAACTGATCAAGAAGGCTGCAGGCGTGGCCAAGGGTTCACCGACCCCGCACACCGTCAAGGTCGCCAAGCTGACCCAGGCCCAGGTCATTGAGATCGCCACCACCAAGATGGAAGACCTCAACGCCACGAGCCTTGAAGGCGCTGCGAAGATCATCGCCGGCACCGCCCGCTCCATGGGTATCACCGTCGAAGGCTAA
- a CDS encoding GNAT family N-acetyltransferase: MANDVRIEQLWIPDSLDGADAADFITAVEVGRRVRMQTWGSDDLAYAPQEKLLEMADPYERQVILVARVDGDIVGTVDIALPLADNLDLAEFALDILPEFQGRGVGRRLLEAAEHFARGEGRHTILIDTNHSRASLGESGAGQLVPGAGLGFVPMNSREVEFARHSGYTLQHIEQFSACTLPLDSVLVEELHTEAQEANAGRYRLHHWTDQCPDQWLEAVVKLENSAGEDGVPGADDTDMVFDGGILREAEEVAIAQGRRTVVTAVEEIATGELVGLTTISVLALRPDVVFQDDTVVLRQHRGNKLGLLIKVANMERLAEQFPGARVLYTWNAPENRYLLKVNQQLGFTTAGVTGLWQKELPDFGPSTS; encoded by the coding sequence ATGGCAAATGACGTACGGATAGAACAGCTGTGGATTCCCGATTCGCTGGACGGCGCGGACGCTGCCGACTTCATAACCGCGGTCGAAGTCGGACGCAGGGTGCGGATGCAGACGTGGGGGAGTGACGACCTCGCGTACGCGCCGCAGGAGAAGTTGCTCGAGATGGCTGACCCTTACGAGCGCCAGGTCATTCTGGTGGCCAGGGTGGACGGGGACATCGTCGGAACCGTCGACATTGCCTTGCCTCTGGCGGACAACCTGGACCTCGCGGAGTTCGCCCTGGATATTCTGCCGGAATTCCAAGGGCGGGGCGTGGGCAGGCGACTGCTGGAGGCTGCCGAGCACTTCGCCCGGGGCGAAGGCAGGCACACCATCCTGATTGACACGAACCATTCGCGCGCCTCCCTGGGTGAGAGCGGCGCCGGGCAGCTGGTTCCCGGCGCCGGCCTGGGCTTCGTGCCAATGAACAGCCGGGAGGTCGAATTCGCCCGCCACAGCGGCTATACCCTTCAGCACATCGAACAATTCAGTGCCTGCACTCTGCCCCTGGACAGCGTGCTCGTGGAGGAGCTGCACACCGAGGCCCAGGAAGCCAACGCAGGCCGCTACCGCCTGCACCACTGGACAGATCAGTGCCCGGATCAATGGCTTGAGGCCGTCGTGAAGCTCGAAAACAGTGCGGGCGAAGACGGCGTGCCGGGGGCCGATGACACGGATATGGTGTTCGACGGCGGCATACTCCGCGAGGCGGAAGAGGTCGCCATCGCGCAGGGCCGCCGGACGGTGGTCACCGCCGTCGAGGAGATCGCCACCGGCGAGCTCGTTGGACTGACGACGATCAGCGTCCTCGCCCTCAGGCCCGATGTCGTCTTCCAGGATGACACCGTGGTCCTGCGCCAGCACCGGGGGAACAAGCTGGGCCTGCTGATCAAGGTCGCAAACATGGAACGGCTAGCCGAGCAGTTCCCGGGCGCCCGGGTCCTCTACACCTGGAATGCGCCGGAAAACCGGTACCTGCTCAAGGTCAACCAGCAGCTGGGGTTCACCACAGCCGGAGTCACGGGCCTCTGGCAAAAGGAACTCCCGGACTTCGGGCCCAGCACCAGCTGA
- a CDS encoding PspC domain-containing protein — MNPHTEHPDDGPAPAGGTAGQSAGQSLGPVAAPVPDQTTGQPGAPVADQTTGQPGAPSAGIPAETAATAPVDMSATLPLDFSAGAGAGTPPPPPYLGPSFGPSFGPTPPPAGSQPGNFFDWIRRQGVRRGRERWVGGVASGIAERFGVDPLIVRGILIVLTVFAGVGVVLYGIAWALLPEPDGRIHVQEAAAGRWSSGMTGALITTVIGFPSLGTGFWGWDRYGVGPFIWTVFWVGGVIYLIYYLTQRNKSRDEGTPMTATPPTGPYTAADYRGTPFPGYGGPPASAAGWGTPPPSTPAPPPGGGYPPVPGGPSVPPVKSRTPGPGSPAVAVTVGLALLVGGGLKALDAANVIDLGTSSNAIVWASGAVILGLGILVSGFRGRTSGILGFFAAVALIVGGIFNVLPNGDRFRPQNADWYPASIDQARGGFDITAGTGTVDLTRLALNPPLGTDLVVPIDATASNLTVVIPDTVPVEVRADITMGNLNEGSQSHGGMTSQQRTYNTGKPGAALIVTIDGTFSNVTIKEGN; from the coding sequence ATGAATCCGCACACTGAGCACCCCGATGACGGTCCCGCCCCGGCGGGCGGCACCGCCGGACAATCTGCCGGACAATCGCTTGGGCCCGTCGCGGCGCCCGTCCCGGACCAAACGACCGGGCAGCCCGGGGCGCCCGTCGCGGACCAAACGACCGGGCAGCCCGGGGCGCCCTCCGCGGGGATCCCAGCAGAGACTGCCGCGACCGCACCGGTGGACATGTCCGCGACCCTTCCGTTGGACTTTTCCGCCGGCGCCGGCGCAGGAACTCCTCCGCCACCGCCCTATCTCGGCCCGTCCTTCGGCCCGTCCTTCGGCCCGACACCCCCGCCGGCTGGCAGCCAGCCGGGGAACTTCTTCGATTGGATCCGCCGCCAGGGCGTCCGCCGCGGCCGGGAGCGGTGGGTCGGCGGGGTGGCCAGCGGCATCGCCGAGCGCTTCGGCGTCGACCCGCTCATTGTCCGCGGCATCCTCATTGTCCTGACCGTCTTCGCCGGCGTAGGCGTCGTCCTCTACGGCATCGCATGGGCACTCCTGCCCGAACCCGACGGCCGGATCCACGTCCAGGAAGCGGCCGCAGGCCGCTGGTCGTCAGGGATGACGGGGGCCCTGATCACCACAGTGATCGGCTTCCCCAGCCTGGGCACCGGGTTTTGGGGCTGGGACCGTTACGGCGTGGGCCCGTTCATCTGGACCGTTTTCTGGGTGGGTGGGGTCATCTACCTCATTTACTACCTGACCCAGCGCAACAAATCCCGGGATGAAGGAACCCCCATGACAGCCACCCCCCCGACGGGTCCCTATACAGCGGCGGATTACCGCGGAACGCCCTTCCCCGGCTACGGCGGCCCGCCAGCGTCCGCAGCCGGTTGGGGCACGCCCCCGCCGTCCACTCCCGCCCCACCGCCCGGCGGCGGCTACCCTCCGGTCCCCGGCGGGCCATCCGTCCCGCCGGTCAAATCCCGGACCCCCGGTCCCGGCTCTCCCGCAGTGGCGGTGACCGTTGGCCTGGCGCTGCTGGTGGGCGGCGGCCTCAAAGCCCTCGACGCCGCGAACGTCATCGATCTCGGCACCTCCAGCAACGCCATCGTCTGGGCCAGCGGCGCCGTCATCCTGGGTCTCGGCATCCTCGTGTCCGGGTTCAGGGGCCGTACCTCGGGCATCCTTGGGTTCTTCGCCGCGGTGGCCCTGATCGTGGGCGGCATCTTCAATGTCCTCCCCAACGGGGACCGCTTCCGCCCGCAAAACGCCGACTGGTACCCGGCGAGCATCGACCAGGCCCGCGGCGGGTTCGACATCACCGCCGGAACCGGAACCGTGGACCTGACCCGGCTCGCGCTGAACCCTCCGTTGGGAACGGACCTTGTGGTCCCTATCGACGCCACGGCCAGCAACCTCACGGTGGTCATCCCGGACACGGTACCGGTGGAGGTCCGCGCCGACATCACCATGGGCAACCTCAATGAAGGCAGCCAAAGCCACGGAGGCATGACCAGCCAGCAGCGCACCTACAACACCGGCAAGCCGGGGGCGGCGCTGATCGTCACCATCGACGGCACCTTCAGCAACGTCACCATCAAGGAAGGCAACTGA
- a CDS encoding pyridoxal phosphate-dependent aminotransferase, translating into MPAARISQRISAIAESATLAVDAKAKALKAAGRPVIGFGAGEPDFPTPDYIVQAAIAAATQPKYHRYSPAGGLPELKQAIAEKTFRDSGYRADAAQVLVTNGGKQAVYNTFATLLDPGDEVIVPTPFWTTYPEAIRLAGGVPVEVFAGPEQGYLVTVQQLEAALTDRTKILLFVSPSNPTGAVYSPEQVREIGQWAAARGLWVVTDEIYEHLTYDGVPFTSIATAVPELGDKVVILNGVAKTYAMTGWRVGWMIGPADVIKAATNLQSHATSNVSNIPQMAALAAVSGPLTAVDEMKLAFDRRRKAIVAGLNAIEGVECPTPTGAFYVYADVRALLGKEFPSANGPVRPSTSAELAALILDEVEVAVVPGEAFGPSGYLRLSYALGDDDLATGVARLQDFLGEAK; encoded by the coding sequence ATGCCTGCCGCCCGCATTTCACAGCGAATTTCCGCTATTGCCGAATCCGCCACGTTGGCTGTCGATGCCAAGGCAAAGGCGCTGAAGGCGGCCGGCCGGCCGGTTATTGGCTTCGGCGCCGGCGAGCCGGACTTCCCGACCCCCGATTACATCGTGCAGGCAGCCATCGCCGCCGCGACGCAGCCCAAGTACCACCGGTATTCCCCGGCCGGCGGCCTGCCTGAGCTGAAGCAGGCAATCGCCGAGAAAACATTCCGCGACTCCGGTTACCGGGCCGACGCAGCTCAGGTGCTCGTCACCAATGGCGGCAAGCAGGCCGTGTACAACACCTTCGCCACACTGTTGGATCCGGGCGACGAGGTCATTGTCCCGACGCCGTTCTGGACCACCTACCCGGAGGCCATCCGCCTCGCGGGCGGCGTGCCGGTCGAGGTGTTCGCCGGACCGGAACAGGGGTACCTGGTGACGGTCCAGCAGCTCGAAGCCGCGCTCACGGACCGCACCAAGATCCTCCTTTTTGTCTCCCCCTCCAACCCCACCGGCGCGGTGTACTCCCCGGAGCAGGTCCGCGAGATCGGCCAGTGGGCGGCAGCCAGGGGCCTGTGGGTGGTTACGGATGAGATCTACGAGCACCTGACTTATGACGGGGTGCCGTTCACCTCGATCGCCACGGCCGTTCCGGAGCTCGGTGACAAGGTGGTCATCCTCAACGGTGTGGCGAAGACCTATGCGATGACCGGCTGGCGTGTGGGCTGGATGATCGGCCCGGCCGATGTCATCAAGGCCGCCACGAACCTGCAGTCGCACGCCACCTCCAATGTCTCGAACATTCCGCAGATGGCGGCCCTCGCTGCGGTCTCGGGCCCCCTGACCGCCGTCGATGAGATGAAGCTCGCTTTCGACCGGCGCCGGAAAGCCATCGTGGCCGGGCTGAACGCAATCGAGGGTGTGGAATGCCCGACGCCGACGGGCGCCTTCTACGTCTACGCCGACGTCCGCGCCCTCCTTGGGAAGGAGTTTCCCTCCGCGAACGGGCCTGTCCGGCCGTCGACGTCCGCGGAGCTGGCTGCCCTGATCCTTGATGAAGTCGAGGTGGCTGTAGTTCCGGGTGAGGCTTTCGGCCCGTCCGGCTATCTGCGCCTCTCCTATGCCCTGGGCGACGATGACCTCGCAACCGGCGTCGCGCGCCTGCAGGACTTCCTCGGCGAGGCCAAGTAA
- the rplA gene encoding 50S ribosomal protein L1, which produces MAKRSKAYEAAAAKIDAEKFYAPFEAVTLAKDTNPSKFDATVEVAFRLGVDPRKADQMVRGTVILPHGTGKTARVLVFATGDKAEAAIAAGADFVGSDDLIEKIAAGWTDFDAAVATPDLMGKVGRLGKVLGPRNLMPNPKTGTVTADVTKAVNDIKGGKIDFRVDKHSNLHFIIGKVSFDALKLAENYAAALEEVLRLKPSASKGRYIQKATVATTFGPGISVDPNVTKVLTEV; this is translated from the coding sequence ATGGCAAAGCGCAGCAAAGCATATGAGGCAGCCGCAGCCAAGATCGACGCGGAGAAGTTCTACGCGCCGTTCGAGGCAGTGACGCTCGCCAAGGACACCAACCCGTCCAAGTTTGACGCCACCGTTGAGGTCGCTTTCCGCCTCGGCGTTGATCCCCGCAAGGCCGATCAGATGGTCCGCGGCACCGTTATCCTGCCCCACGGCACCGGTAAGACCGCCCGCGTTCTCGTTTTCGCAACGGGCGACAAGGCTGAGGCAGCAATTGCTGCCGGCGCCGACTTCGTTGGTTCCGATGACCTGATCGAGAAGATCGCCGCCGGCTGGACCGACTTCGACGCCGCCGTCGCGACCCCTGACCTCATGGGTAAGGTTGGCCGTCTTGGCAAGGTCCTGGGTCCGCGTAACCTGATGCCGAACCCGAAGACCGGTACCGTGACCGCTGATGTCACCAAGGCCGTCAACGACATCAAGGGCGGCAAGATCGACTTCCGCGTCGACAAGCACTCCAACCTGCACTTCATCATTGGCAAGGTTTCCTTCGACGCCCTCAAGCTGGCGGAGAACTACGCCGCCGCCCTGGAAGAGGTTCTTCGCCTCAAGCCGTCCGCTTCCAAGGGCCGGTACATCCAGAAGGCCACCGTTGCCACCACGTTCGGCCCGGGCATCTCGGTTGACCCCAACGTCACCAAGGTCCTGACCGAGGTCTAA
- the rplJ gene encoding 50S ribosomal protein L10: MATPSKVSAVAEITNDFKESNAAVLTEYRGLTVAQLKQLRVSLGQDTKFSVVKNTLTAIAAKEAGVEAFDGQLAGPTAIAFIKGDAVAAAKSLTDFAKTNKQLVIKTGYFEGKALNASEVAALAALESRELQLAKVAGILKAPAAAAVRIIDALRLKLEEENGAPAEAEAPAAEEAPAADAAVEAPADAAAPEEN; encoded by the coding sequence ATGGCAACGCCTAGCAAGGTTTCAGCAGTAGCTGAGATCACTAACGATTTCAAGGAATCGAACGCCGCTGTCCTGACCGAATACCGTGGGCTCACCGTTGCACAGCTCAAGCAGCTGCGTGTCTCGCTCGGCCAGGACACCAAGTTCTCGGTCGTCAAGAACACCCTGACCGCCATTGCAGCCAAGGAAGCTGGTGTCGAAGCATTCGACGGCCAGCTCGCCGGCCCCACTGCAATCGCGTTCATCAAGGGTGACGCAGTTGCCGCTGCCAAGAGCCTGACGGATTTTGCCAAGACCAACAAGCAGCTGGTTATCAAGACCGGTTACTTCGAGGGCAAGGCTCTGAACGCCAGCGAAGTTGCTGCCCTGGCAGCACTCGAGTCCCGCGAGCTGCAGCTCGCCAAGGTTGCAGGCATCCTCAAGGCTCCTGCTGCCGCCGCTGTTCGCATCATCGACGCACTGCGCCTCAAGCTTGAAGAAGAGAACGGCGCACCGGCTGAAGCCGAAGCGCCCGCCGCTGAAGAAGCCCCGGCCGCCGATGCAGCAGTTGAAGCTCCGGCTGACGCCGCAGCCCCCGAAGAGAACTAA
- a CDS encoding response regulator transcription factor, translating to MTNAEAEAAPPVIRVVIVDDHAIFRSGLKADLDPAIEVAGEAGTVEEALAVIAAVRPDVVLLDVHLPGGLGGGGREVLASSAPLMGSTRFLALSVSDAAEDVVSVIRAGARGYVTKTISGAGISDAVRRVAGGDAVFSPRLAGFVLDAFGTAPADIADDELDRLSVRELEVMRLIARGYSYKEVAKGLFISIKTVETHVSAVLRKLQLSSRHELTRWAAERRLL from the coding sequence GTGACCAACGCCGAAGCGGAGGCTGCCCCGCCCGTCATCCGCGTGGTGATCGTGGATGACCATGCGATCTTCCGCTCGGGTCTGAAAGCCGACCTGGACCCGGCCATCGAGGTCGCGGGGGAGGCCGGGACGGTGGAAGAGGCCCTTGCCGTGATCGCAGCGGTACGGCCCGACGTCGTGCTCCTCGATGTCCACTTGCCCGGCGGGCTGGGCGGTGGAGGACGCGAGGTGCTCGCCAGTTCGGCGCCCTTGATGGGCAGCACCCGGTTCCTTGCCTTGAGCGTCTCGGACGCGGCCGAGGACGTTGTCTCGGTTATCCGCGCCGGGGCCCGCGGCTATGTCACAAAAACCATCTCCGGCGCCGGGATTTCCGACGCCGTCCGCCGGGTGGCCGGCGGGGACGCTGTCTTTTCGCCCCGGCTGGCAGGGTTCGTCCTGGATGCCTTCGGGACCGCCCCGGCCGACATTGCCGACGACGAACTGGACAGGCTGTCCGTCCGGGAACTGGAGGTGATGCGGCTCATCGCGCGCGGCTACAGCTACAAGGAAGTCGCCAAGGGGCTCTTCATTTCCATTAAGACGGTCGAGACACATGTCTCCGCGGTCTTACGCAAGCTCCAGCTCTCCAGCCGCCACGAACTTACCCGCTGGGCCGCCGAACGCAGGCTCCTCTGA
- a CDS encoding PspC domain-containing protein → MTTAASRPPLVRGGDRVIAGVCAGLALHLGWPVKMVRIGMAIAALAGGAGIAFYAWLWIMVPTADESAKRNARRPASPIAPAVSEPYPGPNAGSRQWHPTAATFPGPAAAGAAAGSPAAGPTTAVGGNPSANSWQGRVTAMRYGKEILLGAGLLLAAGILIARLLGVEVPLGTLIPVAAILGGAAIAWMQLDETRRAGLVDRTKADQAGGWARLAAGLALVVTGVLLMVSGSGSWEQTWLALLASVAVLGGVALVLLPWGLKFWRDLETERAGRVRATERAEIAAHLHDSVLQTLALIQRRAGNETDVVRLARAQERELRGWLYRDPGKDAGQLSEGVKAAAAEVEDTLGNAVEVVAVGDCAMTESLEALVQAAREAMLNAARHGGGAVSVYLEVTDGAAEVFVKDRGPGFDPDAVPTDRLGIRESIMGRMKRHGGTAGISSSPEGTEVRLRLPLSAGPSIGAAANNNSNREATL, encoded by the coding sequence ATGACAACCGCCGCTTCCCGCCCGCCGCTGGTCCGCGGCGGCGACCGGGTGATCGCCGGCGTCTGCGCCGGCCTCGCGCTGCACCTGGGCTGGCCGGTGAAGATGGTGCGGATCGGCATGGCGATTGCGGCGCTCGCCGGCGGCGCCGGCATCGCGTTCTACGCCTGGCTGTGGATTATGGTCCCCACCGCGGACGAAAGCGCCAAACGCAACGCCCGCCGCCCGGCGTCGCCCATCGCTCCCGCGGTGAGCGAGCCGTACCCGGGACCCAATGCCGGCTCCCGTCAGTGGCACCCGACGGCGGCAACCTTCCCGGGGCCGGCGGCCGCAGGGGCAGCGGCGGGAAGTCCAGCAGCGGGACCCACCACCGCCGTGGGAGGCAACCCGTCCGCCAATTCCTGGCAGGGACGGGTCACCGCCATGCGTTACGGCAAGGAGATCCTCCTCGGGGCGGGCCTGCTGCTGGCCGCCGGCATCCTGATCGCCCGCCTGCTCGGCGTGGAGGTTCCCCTCGGCACCTTGATCCCTGTTGCGGCCATCCTGGGTGGCGCCGCAATCGCGTGGATGCAGTTGGACGAGACACGGCGGGCTGGCCTTGTGGACCGCACGAAGGCGGACCAGGCCGGCGGCTGGGCCAGGCTGGCCGCCGGACTGGCCCTGGTGGTGACCGGGGTCCTGCTCATGGTGTCCGGCTCCGGTTCCTGGGAACAGACCTGGCTTGCGTTGCTGGCCTCGGTGGCAGTGCTGGGCGGAGTGGCCCTGGTCCTGCTGCCCTGGGGGCTGAAGTTCTGGCGCGATCTGGAAACAGAACGCGCCGGCCGGGTCCGTGCCACCGAACGCGCCGAGATCGCCGCGCACCTCCACGACTCCGTACTGCAGACACTTGCACTGATCCAGCGGCGCGCCGGCAACGAGACCGACGTCGTCCGCCTCGCCCGCGCCCAGGAGCGCGAGTTGCGCGGCTGGCTGTACCGGGATCCGGGCAAGGACGCGGGTCAATTGTCCGAGGGCGTCAAAGCTGCAGCTGCAGAAGTGGAGGACACCCTGGGCAACGCGGTGGAGGTGGTGGCCGTGGGTGACTGTGCCATGACTGAAAGCCTGGAGGCGCTCGTGCAGGCCGCGCGTGAGGCGATGCTGAACGCGGCCCGCCACGGCGGGGGCGCCGTGTCGGTGTACCTGGAAGTCACCGATGGTGCGGCCGAGGTCTTCGTCAAGGACCGCGGCCCCGGCTTCGACCCGGACGCTGTCCCGACTGACAGGCTGGGAATCCGGGAATCCATTATGGGCCGGATGAAACGCCACGGCGGTACCGCCGGCATCAGCAGCAGCCCGGAGGGCACCGAGGTCCGGCTGAGGCTGCCGCTCTCGGCCGGACCATCCATCGGCGCCGCCGCCAACAACAACAGCAATCGAGAGGCAACATTGTGA
- the rplL gene encoding 50S ribosomal protein L7/L12 encodes MAKLTNEELIEAFKELTIIELSEFVKLFEETFEVTAAAVAVAGPAAGAAAEEEEQTAFDVILEHPGDKKIAVIKEVRAITSLGLKEAKDVVDSAPKAVLEGVTKEAAEKAVAQLEEAGARVTLK; translated from the coding sequence ATGGCGAAGCTCACCAACGAAGAGCTCATTGAAGCTTTCAAGGAACTGACCATCATCGAACTCTCTGAGTTCGTAAAGCTCTTCGAAGAGACCTTCGAAGTTACTGCTGCTGCTGTTGCTGTTGCTGGCCCCGCTGCCGGTGCCGCTGCAGAAGAAGAAGAGCAGACCGCATTCGACGTCATCCTGGAGCACCCGGGCGACAAGAAGATTGCAGTCATCAAGGAAGTTCGTGCCATCACTTCCCTGGGTCTGAAGGAAGCTAAGGACGTTGTTGACAGCGCTCCGAAGGCCGTCCTCGAAGGTGTCACCAAGGAAGCTGCCGAGAAGGCTGTTGCACAGCTCGAAGAAGCCGGCGCACGCGTTACCCTCAAGTAA